In one Streptomyces sp. NBC_00597 genomic region, the following are encoded:
- a CDS encoding DUF2252 domain-containing protein — translation MVAVPGQRVAEPAAESDGTTGAAGGGRIPAVEGFAPRVVAGSPKEAGKALRLRVPRSAHAHFEAPAGRPDAVRAVEESNVGRVAELAPIRVGRMAANPFAFLRGSAGLMAHDLSAGPVTGVGAQICGDAHAANFGLYGDARGRLVIDLNDFDETVFGPWEWDVKRLATSLVLAGRVAGADEDTCRAAAHDAVGAYRRTMRLLAKLPALDSWNAIADEELVSHTDARDLLGTLERVSEKARNNTSARFAAKSTEAGPDGVRRFVDALPVLRRVGDGEAAAVAASLGPYLKTLQGDRLPLLARYAIHDVAFRVVGTGSVGTRSYVVLLLDHRGEPLVLQVKEARPSVLLPHLAALGFPTVAEEHEGRRVVAGQKRMQVVSDILLGWTTVEGRPYQVRQFRNRKGSVDPAALAADQIDDYGRMTGALLARAHAHSADPRLLAGYCGKNDELDEAMATFAVAYADRSEADHAHLVSAVRSGRIAAEAGV, via the coding sequence ATGGTGGCGGTACCGGGGCAGAGAGTGGCGGAGCCGGCAGCGGAGTCGGACGGGACCACGGGCGCGGCGGGCGGCGGGCGCATCCCGGCCGTCGAGGGGTTCGCGCCGCGGGTCGTGGCGGGCTCGCCCAAGGAGGCGGGCAAGGCGCTGCGCCTGCGGGTGCCGCGCTCGGCGCACGCGCACTTCGAGGCCCCGGCCGGGCGGCCGGACGCGGTGCGGGCGGTGGAGGAGTCCAACGTCGGGCGGGTCGCGGAGCTCGCGCCGATACGGGTCGGCCGGATGGCCGCGAACCCCTTCGCCTTCCTGCGCGGATCGGCCGGGCTGATGGCGCACGACCTGTCCGCCGGACCGGTGACCGGAGTCGGCGCACAGATCTGCGGCGACGCCCACGCGGCGAATTTCGGGCTGTACGGCGATGCGCGCGGCCGGCTCGTCATCGACCTGAACGACTTCGACGAGACCGTGTTCGGGCCGTGGGAGTGGGACGTGAAGCGGCTGGCGACCTCGCTGGTCCTGGCCGGGCGGGTGGCCGGCGCCGACGAGGACACCTGCCGGGCCGCCGCGCACGACGCGGTGGGCGCGTACCGCCGGACCATGCGGTTGCTGGCCAAGCTGCCGGCGCTGGACTCCTGGAACGCCATCGCGGACGAGGAGCTCGTCTCGCACACCGACGCCCGCGACCTGCTGGGCACGCTGGAGCGGGTCTCGGAGAAGGCCCGCAACAACACCTCGGCGCGGTTCGCCGCCAAGTCCACCGAGGCCGGCCCCGACGGGGTGCGCCGCTTCGTGGACGCGCTGCCGGTGCTGCGCCGGGTCGGCGACGGGGAGGCGGCGGCCGTGGCGGCCTCGCTCGGCCCGTACCTGAAGACCCTCCAGGGGGACCGGCTGCCGCTGCTGGCCCGGTACGCCATCCACGACGTGGCCTTCCGGGTGGTGGGCACCGGGAGCGTCGGCACCCGCTCGTACGTGGTGCTGCTGCTGGACCACCGGGGCGAGCCGCTCGTGCTCCAGGTGAAGGAGGCGCGGCCGTCCGTGCTGCTGCCCCACCTGGCCGCGCTGGGCTTCCCGACCGTGGCCGAGGAGCACGAGGGCCGCCGGGTAGTGGCGGGCCAGAAGCGGATGCAGGTGGTCTCGGACATCCTGCTGGGCTGGACCACGGTGGAGGGGCGGCCGTACCAGGTACGGCAGTTCCGCAACCGCAAGGGCAGCGTGGACCCGGCGGCGCTGGCCGCCGACCAGATCGACGACTACGGGCGGATGACCGGTGCCCTGCTGGCCCGGGCGCACGCGCACAGCGCGGATCCGCGGCTGCTGGCCGGGTACTGCGGCAAGAACGACGAGCTGGACGAGGCGATGGCGACCTTCGCGGTGGCGTACGCCGACCGGAGCGAGGCCGACCACGCGCACCTGGTGTCGGCGGTGCGGTCCGGGCGCATCGCGGCGGAGGCCGGGGTCTGA
- a CDS encoding rhodanese-like domain-containing protein — protein MNFGPLPSVDAAAVPSEGFVLDVREDDEWAAGHVEGALHIPMSEFVARFGELTETVEDGRRVHVMCRVGGRSAQVTQYLVRQGIDAVNIDGGMQAWDGAGRPMTTDNGNPAFVL, from the coding sequence ATGAACTTCGGACCGCTTCCCTCGGTGGACGCCGCCGCGGTGCCCTCCGAAGGCTTTGTCCTCGACGTCCGTGAGGACGACGAATGGGCTGCCGGACATGTGGAAGGTGCCCTGCACATCCCGATGAGCGAGTTCGTGGCCCGCTTCGGCGAGCTGACGGAGACCGTCGAGGACGGCCGCCGCGTGCACGTGATGTGCCGGGTGGGCGGGCGCTCCGCGCAGGTCACCCAGTACCTGGTGCGCCAGGGCATCGACGCCGTGAACATCGACGGCGGCATGCAGGCCTGGGACGGCGCCGGGCGCCCGATGACCACCGACAACGGGAACCCGGCCTTCGTGCTCTAG
- a CDS encoding TrmH family RNA methyltransferase — MSEQSGRQWRDAAERGDLVLLDGFHALKHALRFGADVQDVVADDPDGVRALADELAPDVADEVGRLVRKAELRTLLPRVHPTGVAALAVRPDRGEGRARLDRQPRTAPVVVLDNPRNLGNVGAVVRLAAGFGATGVVTRGDLDPWHPNVVRAGAGLHYATTVDRVEIDTLPAGPLYALDPEGEDIRALTLPDDALLAFGSERHGISPELRERADHLVSLPMRPQVSSYNLATSVAMTLFHWGGPRAD, encoded by the coding sequence ATGAGTGAGCAGAGTGGGCGGCAGTGGCGGGACGCGGCCGAGCGGGGGGACCTCGTACTCCTCGACGGGTTCCACGCGCTGAAGCACGCCCTGCGCTTCGGGGCGGACGTGCAGGACGTGGTCGCCGATGATCCGGACGGCGTGCGGGCGCTGGCCGACGAGCTGGCTCCGGACGTGGCGGACGAGGTCGGGCGGCTGGTGCGCAAGGCCGAGCTGCGCACGCTGCTGCCCCGCGTCCACCCCACCGGGGTCGCGGCGCTCGCGGTACGGCCCGATCGCGGCGAAGGGCGGGCCCGGCTCGACCGGCAGCCGCGGACCGCGCCCGTCGTCGTGCTCGACAACCCCCGCAACCTCGGCAACGTCGGCGCCGTCGTCCGGCTGGCCGCGGGCTTCGGCGCCACGGGCGTGGTGACCCGCGGCGACCTCGACCCCTGGCACCCGAACGTGGTCCGGGCCGGAGCCGGGCTGCACTACGCCACCACCGTGGACCGGGTGGAGATCGACACCCTGCCCGCCGGGCCGCTCTACGCGCTCGACCCGGAGGGCGAGGACATCCGCGCCCTCACCCTCCCGGACGACGCCCTGCTGGCCTTCGGCTCGGAGCGCCACGGCATCTCACCCGAGCTGCGCGAACGGGCCGACCACCTGGTGTCCCTGCCGATGCGTCCGCAGGTGTCCAGCTACAACCTGGCCACGAGCGTGGCCATGACCCTCTTCCACTGGGGAGGGCCCCGGGCCGATTAG
- the paaD gene encoding 1,2-phenylacetyl-CoA epoxidase subunit PaaD: MTRLEAELAELAGSVPDPELPVLTLAELGVMRGVRMHEDGHVEVTLTPTYTGCPAIEAMSADIERALTGHGIPDVRVRTVLAPAWSTDDISAEGRRKLAEFGIAPPRPHAAGGPVPVALSVRCPNCGSTDTELLSRFSSTACKALRRCTACREPFDHFKEL; encoded by the coding sequence ATGACCCGCCTGGAGGCGGAGCTGGCCGAGCTCGCCGGCTCCGTGCCCGACCCCGAGCTGCCCGTGCTGACGCTCGCCGAGCTCGGCGTGATGCGCGGGGTGCGGATGCACGAGGACGGTCACGTCGAGGTCACCCTGACCCCGACCTACACCGGCTGCCCCGCCATCGAGGCCATGTCCGCCGACATCGAGCGGGCCCTGACCGGCCACGGCATCCCGGACGTGCGGGTGCGCACCGTCCTGGCCCCGGCCTGGTCGACCGACGACATCAGTGCCGAGGGGCGGCGCAAGCTCGCCGAGTTCGGCATCGCCCCGCCGCGCCCGCACGCGGCCGGCGGGCCCGTCCCGGTCGCCCTCTCGGTCCGCTGCCCGAACTGCGGATCGACCGACACCGAACTGCTCAGCCGGTTCTCCTCCACCGCATGCAAGGCGCTGCGCCGCTGCACCGCCTGCCGTGAACCGTTCGACCACTTCAAGGAGCTGTAG
- a CDS encoding 2Fe-2S iron-sulfur cluster-binding protein, which translates to MAASTPSPTSGSGRPARHGAFHQLTVAAVDRLTDDSVALTLRVPEELRGEYLHAPGQHLTLRRRTPEGEEVRRTYSICSPAPDPAGPGPAALQVGVRLVEGGEFSTFAHKEVAAGDVLEVMVPAGRFVLDPAAAPAAGHYAAIVGGSGITPVLSIAGTLLAARPDARFCLVRSDRTAASTMFLDEVADLKDRFPDRFQLVTVLSREEQESGLPSGRLDEERLKALLPALLPVAEVSGWFLCGPYGLVMGAERALGSLGVPRTRIHEEIFHVEDTAPPAPATAPSHVRVTARLDGRSGTWPVRDGESLLDAVLRNRADAPYACKGGVCGTCRAFLVTGEVRMDRNFALEAEETEAGFVLACQSHAVTGEVEIDFDR; encoded by the coding sequence ATGGCCGCGTCCACGCCGTCGCCCACGTCGGGCTCCGGGCGCCCCGCGCGCCACGGCGCCTTCCACCAGCTGACGGTGGCGGCCGTCGACCGGCTCACCGACGACTCCGTGGCGCTGACCCTGCGCGTCCCCGAGGAGCTGCGCGGCGAGTACCTGCACGCCCCCGGCCAGCACCTCACGCTGCGCCGGCGCACCCCCGAGGGCGAAGAGGTCCGCCGTACGTACTCGATCTGCTCGCCCGCCCCGGACCCCGCGGGCCCGGGCCCGGCGGCGCTGCAGGTCGGCGTGCGACTGGTGGAGGGCGGCGAGTTCTCCACGTTCGCCCACAAGGAGGTCGCCGCCGGGGACGTGCTGGAGGTGATGGTCCCGGCCGGGCGGTTCGTCCTGGATCCGGCCGCAGCCCCGGCCGCCGGGCACTACGCGGCGATCGTCGGCGGCAGCGGGATCACCCCGGTGCTGTCGATCGCCGGCACGCTGCTGGCGGCGCGGCCCGACGCCCGGTTCTGCCTGGTCCGCAGCGACCGTACGGCCGCGTCGACGATGTTCCTGGACGAGGTCGCCGACCTCAAGGACCGCTTCCCGGACCGGTTCCAGCTCGTGACGGTCCTGTCCCGGGAGGAGCAGGAGTCCGGGCTGCCGTCCGGTCGGCTCGACGAGGAGCGGCTGAAGGCCCTGCTGCCCGCGCTGCTGCCCGTCGCGGAGGTGTCGGGCTGGTTCCTGTGCGGCCCGTACGGGCTGGTCATGGGCGCGGAGCGGGCGCTCGGCAGCCTCGGTGTGCCCCGGACCCGGATCCACGAGGAGATCTTCCACGTCGAGGACACGGCGCCGCCGGCCCCGGCGACGGCCCCGTCGCACGTACGGGTCACGGCCCGCCTCGACGGCCGCTCCGGGACCTGGCCGGTCCGCGACGGCGAATCCCTGCTCGATGCCGTGCTGCGCAACCGCGCGGACGCCCCGTACGCCTGCAAGGGCGGGGTCTGTGGCACCTGCCGGGCGTTCCTGGTCACGGGCGAGGTCCGGATGGACCGGAACTTCGCGCTGGAGGCGGAGGAGACGGAGGCCGGGTTCGTGCTGGCCTGCCAGTCGCACGCGGTGACCGGGGAAGTGGAGATCGACTTCGACCGGTGA
- a CDS encoding acyl-CoA dehydrogenase family protein codes for MDFTFTEEQQAAVEAAKAVFADVAPDGVPSPALTPGAVAEDFDRPLWAKLASSDLLSLVLAEEHGGAGLDAIALCLVLREAAKVLARVPLLEHCATAMAVQAHGSPELAAALLPAAGRGTLVLTAAAHGRSGHDPAELSVTARREGTLWALDGVQTAVPWAHGADWIAVPAHTGEGEAVLALVPRTAEGLTLAGQVSTSGERLAELTLAGVRVPAAHLIDTPGAWERLRQLLATGTCAQALGLGTGVLTMTSQYTGKREQFGFPVATFQAVAVQAADRYIDLRAMEVTLWQAAWRLDAATGGAGGPLPSAGDVAVAKIWASEGVRRVVQTAQHLHGGFGADTDYPLHRYHAWAKQLELQLGPAAAHEEALGDLLAAHALA; via the coding sequence GTGGACTTCACCTTCACCGAGGAGCAGCAGGCCGCCGTCGAGGCGGCGAAGGCCGTCTTCGCGGACGTCGCCCCGGACGGCGTGCCCAGCCCCGCGCTGACCCCGGGGGCCGTCGCCGAGGATTTCGACCGGCCGCTGTGGGCCAAGCTCGCCTCGTCCGACCTGCTGAGCCTGGTCCTCGCCGAGGAGCACGGCGGCGCGGGCCTCGACGCGATCGCCCTGTGCCTGGTGCTGCGCGAGGCGGCGAAGGTGCTGGCCCGGGTGCCCTTGCTGGAGCACTGCGCCACCGCCATGGCGGTCCAGGCCCACGGCAGCCCCGAACTGGCCGCGGCCCTGCTGCCCGCCGCCGGGCGCGGAACGCTCGTCCTGACCGCCGCCGCCCACGGCCGCAGCGGCCACGATCCCGCCGAACTCTCCGTCACCGCCCGCCGCGAGGGCACGCTCTGGGCCCTCGACGGCGTCCAGACGGCGGTCCCGTGGGCGCACGGCGCCGACTGGATCGCCGTACCGGCCCACACCGGCGAGGGGGAGGCCGTCCTGGCGCTCGTCCCGCGCACCGCCGAGGGCCTCACCCTGGCCGGGCAGGTCTCCACCAGCGGGGAACGACTCGCCGAACTCACCCTGGCCGGCGTGCGGGTACCCGCCGCGCACCTCATCGACACCCCGGGGGCCTGGGAGCGGCTCCGCCAGCTCCTCGCCACCGGGACCTGCGCCCAGGCCCTCGGCCTCGGCACGGGGGTGCTCACCATGACCAGCCAATACACCGGCAAGCGTGAGCAGTTCGGCTTCCCGGTGGCCACGTTCCAGGCCGTCGCCGTCCAGGCCGCCGACCGCTACATCGACCTGCGCGCCATGGAGGTCACCCTCTGGCAGGCCGCCTGGCGCCTCGACGCGGCGACCGGCGGGGCGGGCGGCCCACTGCCGAGCGCCGGGGACGTCGCCGTCGCCAAGATCTGGGCCTCGGAAGGGGTCCGCCGGGTCGTGCAGACGGCACAGCACCTGCACGGCGGCTTCGGCGCCGACACCGACTACCCGCTGCACCGCTACCACGCGTGGGCCAAGCAGCTGGAGCTCCAGCTGGGCCCGGCCGCGGCGCACGAGGAGGCGCTGGGCGACCTACTGGCCGCCCACGCCCTCGCCTGA
- the paaB gene encoding 1,2-phenylacetyl-CoA epoxidase subunit PaaB yields MTQNWPLWEVFVRSRRGLSHTHAGSLHAPDAEMALRNARDLYTRRGEGISIWVVPSTEITASSPDERDPFFAPSADKPYRHPTFYEIPEGVHHL; encoded by the coding sequence ATGACGCAGAACTGGCCACTGTGGGAGGTGTTTGTGCGCTCGCGCCGCGGCCTCTCGCACACGCACGCGGGCAGCCTGCACGCACCCGACGCGGAGATGGCGCTGCGCAATGCCCGCGACCTCTACACCCGGCGCGGCGAGGGCATCTCGATCTGGGTGGTGCCCTCCACCGAGATCACCGCGTCCTCGCCGGACGAGCGGGACCCGTTCTTCGCCCCCTCGGCCGACAAGCCGTACCGGCACCCGACCTTCTACGAGATCCCCGAGGGGGTGCACCACCTGTGA
- a CDS encoding J domain-containing protein has translation MSEQQTEETGDERPEARLERAVRAAEQALIEFEIAVETFRVEVENFSRLHHQKLGPMYSRLDELDALIAEAKAARTGDAEDLRRARDARALVMPMPGVDELFHDWMGADGISDDASAMLTDRPVQPPQRVRPTEEVRRLYRELVRQAHPDLARDDAERERRDAFIARVNAAYGRGDEQLLRELAEEWAAGPVPEAVRQLNESEELYARLEWLARRKELLSLLARELEDSAIGSMLRMAPEDPDRLLEEIAEQLLADVAKREAELASLVG, from the coding sequence GTGAGCGAGCAGCAGACTGAAGAGACGGGCGACGAGCGACCCGAGGCGCGCCTGGAGCGGGCCGTGCGGGCCGCCGAGCAGGCGCTGATCGAGTTCGAGATCGCGGTGGAGACCTTCCGGGTGGAGGTGGAGAACTTCTCCCGGTTGCACCACCAGAAGCTCGGCCCGATGTACTCGCGGCTCGACGAACTGGACGCGCTGATCGCCGAGGCGAAGGCGGCGCGCACCGGCGACGCCGAGGACCTGCGCCGGGCCCGGGACGCCCGCGCGCTGGTGATGCCGATGCCCGGGGTGGACGAGCTGTTCCACGACTGGATGGGCGCGGACGGCATCTCCGACGACGCGTCCGCGATGCTCACCGACCGGCCGGTGCAGCCCCCGCAGCGGGTGCGGCCGACGGAGGAGGTCCGCCGCCTCTACCGCGAGCTGGTCCGCCAGGCGCACCCCGACCTCGCCCGGGACGATGCCGAGCGGGAGCGCCGAGATGCGTTCATCGCGCGGGTGAACGCGGCGTACGGGCGGGGCGACGAGCAGCTGCTGCGCGAGCTGGCCGAGGAATGGGCCGCGGGTCCCGTACCGGAGGCCGTGCGGCAGCTGAACGAGAGCGAGGAGCTCTACGCCCGGCTGGAGTGGCTGGCGCGGCGCAAGGAGCTGCTGTCGTTGCTGGCGCGGGAGCTGGAGGACAGCGCGATCGGCTCGATGCTGAGGATGGCGCCGGAGGATCCGGACCGGCTCCTGGAGGAGATCGCGGAGCAGCTGCTCGCGGATGTCGCGAAGCGTGAGGCGGAGCTCGCCTCGCTCGTTGGATAG
- a CDS encoding HTTM domain-containing protein, with amino-acid sequence MRRACAAAGRVVAQVSGQALGPYQSAVVRIGFSATWLLFLLREFPNRNELYGPDGPWSFALAERLIASNHAFTVLMWSDSALWFQTVYAVSVLSSLLLVLGWRTRATSVVFMVGVLSLQNRSVFMGDGGDNVIHLMAMYLVLTRCAQVWSLDARRARLRGSASAGAAGPVLWGVLGVGFAYGAVTASFGYGWVAAFAALWVISAVWWMVDRYEPRGEGRAVLDVLANLVHNAGMLVIMAEVCLIYATAGWYKIQGSRWQDGTALYYPLGLDYFTPWPGLSAVLAGSGTLVMLLSYGTVAVQVAFPFTVFNRRIKNVLLVLMMTEHAGIAVLLGLPFFSMAMIAADAVFLPTGFLVWLGARASGWVRVAVPAAGSVTAPVPAPTPTPVDSETALVAREPSPGPR; translated from the coding sequence GTGAGGCGGGCGTGCGCCGCCGCCGGCCGGGTGGTCGCGCAGGTCAGCGGACAGGCCCTGGGCCCGTACCAGAGCGCCGTCGTCCGCATCGGCTTCTCGGCGACCTGGCTGCTCTTCCTGCTGAGGGAGTTCCCGAACCGCAACGAACTGTACGGGCCGGACGGGCCGTGGAGCTTCGCCCTGGCGGAGCGACTGATCGCCTCGAACCACGCCTTCACGGTGCTGATGTGGTCGGACTCGGCGCTCTGGTTCCAGACCGTGTACGCGGTGTCGGTGCTGTCGAGCCTGCTGCTGGTGCTGGGCTGGCGGACGCGCGCGACGTCCGTCGTGTTCATGGTCGGGGTGCTGTCGCTCCAGAACCGCAGCGTGTTCATGGGCGACGGCGGGGACAACGTCATCCACCTCATGGCGATGTACCTGGTGCTGACCCGGTGCGCGCAGGTGTGGTCGCTGGACGCCCGCCGCGCACGGCTGCGGGGATCGGCCTCGGCGGGCGCGGCCGGACCGGTGCTGTGGGGCGTGCTGGGCGTGGGGTTCGCCTACGGGGCGGTGACCGCGTCGTTCGGCTACGGCTGGGTGGCGGCGTTCGCTGCGCTGTGGGTGATCAGCGCGGTGTGGTGGATGGTGGACCGGTACGAGCCCCGGGGCGAGGGGCGGGCGGTCCTGGACGTCCTGGCGAACCTGGTGCACAACGCGGGCATGCTGGTGATCATGGCGGAGGTCTGCCTGATCTACGCGACGGCCGGCTGGTACAAGATCCAGGGATCGCGGTGGCAGGACGGCACCGCGCTGTACTACCCGCTCGGGCTGGACTACTTCACGCCGTGGCCGGGGCTGTCTGCGGTGCTGGCGGGGAGCGGGACGCTGGTGATGCTGTTGTCCTACGGGACGGTGGCGGTGCAGGTCGCGTTCCCGTTCACGGTGTTCAACCGGCGGATCAAGAACGTGCTGCTGGTGTTGATGATGACGGAGCACGCGGGGATCGCGGTGCTGTTGGGGTTGCCGTTCTTCTCGATGGCGATGATCGCCGCCGATGCGGTGTTCCTGCCGACCGGGTTCTTGGTCTGGCTCGGCGCCAGGGCCTCGGGCTGGGTGCGGGTGGCTGTGCCGGCGGCCGGGTCTGTGACTGCGCCGGTGCCTGCGCCTACGCCTACGCCTGTGGATTCCGAGACCGCGCTCGTGGCGCGGGAACCGAGTCCGGGGCCGCGCTGA
- the paaA gene encoding 1,2-phenylacetyl-CoA epoxidase subunit PaaA gives MVAVTPETGQDSGLGADLGAQLAAAFDAAVAADERVEPRDWMPEAYRASLVRQMAQHAHSEIIGMQPEANWITRAPSLRRKAILMAKVQDEAGHGLYLYSAAETLGTSRDELLDKLHSGKQKYSSIFNYPTLTWADVGAIGWLVDGAAITNQVPICRCSYGPYARAMVRICKEESFHQRQGFELLMALSKGTEAQHAMAQDAVDRWWWPSLMMFGPPDDESAHSAQSMAWRIKRHSNDELRQRFVDIAVPQAEALGLTLPDPDLKWNEERGHHDFGAIDWAEFWDVLKGNGPCNEQRIGQRRRAHEEGAWVREAAAAYAQKHGAQGTTMNEEAGV, from the coding sequence ATGGTGGCAGTGACCCCGGAAACGGGGCAGGACTCAGGCCTCGGGGCTGACCTCGGGGCACAGCTCGCGGCGGCCTTCGACGCCGCCGTGGCGGCCGACGAGCGCGTCGAGCCGCGTGACTGGATGCCCGAGGCGTACCGCGCCTCGCTCGTCCGCCAGATGGCCCAACACGCCCACTCCGAGATCATCGGCATGCAGCCCGAAGCCAACTGGATCACGCGCGCGCCCTCGCTGCGCCGCAAGGCGATCCTGATGGCCAAGGTGCAGGACGAGGCCGGGCACGGCCTCTACCTGTACAGCGCCGCCGAGACCCTCGGTACCAGCCGCGACGAGCTGCTCGACAAGCTGCACTCCGGCAAGCAGAAGTACTCCTCGATCTTCAACTACCCCACGCTGACCTGGGCCGACGTCGGCGCGATCGGCTGGCTCGTGGACGGCGCGGCGATCACCAACCAGGTGCCGATCTGCCGCTGCTCGTACGGTCCGTACGCCCGCGCGATGGTCCGGATCTGCAAGGAGGAGTCCTTCCACCAGCGCCAGGGCTTCGAGCTCCTCATGGCCCTGTCCAAGGGCACCGAGGCGCAGCACGCCATGGCGCAGGACGCCGTGGACCGGTGGTGGTGGCCCTCGCTGATGATGTTCGGCCCGCCGGACGACGAGTCGGCGCACTCCGCGCAGTCCATGGCGTGGCGGATCAAGCGGCACTCCAACGACGAACTGCGCCAGCGCTTCGTCGACATCGCCGTTCCGCAGGCGGAGGCACTGGGCCTGACCCTGCCCGACCCGGACCTGAAGTGGAACGAGGAGCGCGGGCACCACGATTTCGGCGCGATCGACTGGGCCGAATTCTGGGACGTGCTCAAGGGCAACGGCCCCTGTAACGAACAGCGGATCGGCCAGCGGCGCCGGGCCCACGAGGAAGGCGCCTGGGTCCGCGAGGCGGCCGCGGCGTACGCGCAGAAGCACGGCGCACAGGGCACGACGATGAACGAGGAGGCAGGGGTATGA
- a CDS encoding DUF5819 family protein, whose protein sequence is MDSNEREPAEDAVPPVDPPVDPAVGAVPPRAPGIAGLSTPYRVVTALALAVVGLAACGHLALVFLHVAPSNTLSKRHARTVDDWIYPEFEQNWKLFAPNPLQQNISVEVRAEVRTADRASATGDWRDLSAQDGAAIRHSPLPSHARQNELRRAWDFFTSSHDEDNKPTGERGELSERYLRRIALSRLADDGVAPGEIVRIQLRSATRAVAAPPWSDEKTDTQTYYRELPWWTV, encoded by the coding sequence ATGGATTCGAACGAGCGCGAGCCCGCGGAAGACGCTGTTCCGCCGGTCGATCCGCCGGTCGATCCCGCGGTCGGAGCGGTGCCCCCGCGGGCTCCCGGGATCGCCGGCCTGTCCACCCCGTACCGCGTCGTCACGGCACTCGCCCTGGCCGTCGTGGGCCTCGCGGCCTGCGGGCACCTGGCCCTGGTCTTCCTGCACGTCGCCCCGTCCAACACCCTGAGCAAGCGGCACGCGCGGACGGTCGACGACTGGATCTACCCCGAGTTCGAGCAGAACTGGAAGCTCTTCGCCCCCAACCCGCTCCAGCAGAACATCTCGGTCGAGGTGCGGGCGGAGGTCCGCACGGCCGACCGGGCCTCGGCCACGGGCGACTGGCGCGACCTGTCCGCGCAGGACGGCGCGGCCATCCGGCACAGCCCGCTGCCCAGCCATGCGCGGCAGAACGAGCTGCGGCGGGCCTGGGACTTCTTCACAAGCTCCCACGACGAGGACAACAAGCCGACCGGCGAGCGCGGGGAACTGTCCGAGCGGTACCTGCGGCGGATCGCGCTGAGCCGGCTCGCGGACGACGGCGTCGCACCGGGCGAGATCGTACGGATCCAGCTGCGCTCGGCGACGCGTGCGGTGGCGGCGCCGCCGTGGAGCGACGAGAAGACCGACACCCAGACCTACTACCGGGAGCTGCCGTGGTGGACGGTGTGA
- the paaC gene encoding 1,2-phenylacetyl-CoA epoxidase subunit PaaC: MTSTDATSLDVTAPDVTALDITASAALALGDDALILSHRLGEWAGHAPVLEEDVALANIALDLLGQARVLLSMAGDEDEMAFLREERSFRNLQLVEQPNGDFAHTIARQLYFSFHQHELYAELAAGDGPFAPLAAKAVKETAYHRDHAEQWTLRLGDGTQESRARMRAALDALWKYTGEMFQPVDGIAGVDWAALEDRWLAAVGGVLERAGLALPEGPRTGAWAAGAGRQGLHTEPFGRMLAEMQHLHRSHPGASW; this comes from the coding sequence GTGACCAGCACCGATGCCACTTCGCTCGATGTCACCGCGCCCGATGTCACGGCGCTCGACATCACCGCCTCGGCAGCCCTCGCGCTGGGGGACGACGCCCTGATCCTCTCCCACCGCCTCGGCGAGTGGGCGGGCCACGCCCCCGTCCTGGAGGAGGATGTCGCCCTCGCGAACATCGCGCTCGACCTGCTCGGCCAGGCCCGTGTCCTGCTGTCCATGGCCGGCGACGAGGACGAGATGGCGTTCCTGCGCGAGGAGCGGTCCTTCCGCAACCTCCAGCTGGTCGAGCAGCCGAACGGGGACTTCGCGCACACCATCGCCCGCCAGCTCTACTTCTCCTTCCACCAGCACGAGCTCTACGCAGAACTGGCCGCCGGTGACGGCCCGTTCGCCCCGCTGGCGGCCAAGGCCGTCAAGGAGACCGCGTACCACCGCGACCACGCCGAGCAGTGGACCCTGCGGCTCGGCGACGGCACGCAGGAGAGCCGCGCCCGCATGCGGGCCGCTCTGGACGCCCTGTGGAAGTACACCGGCGAGATGTTCCAGCCGGTTGACGGGATCGCGGGCGTGGACTGGGCCGCCCTGGAGGACCGCTGGCTGGCCGCCGTGGGCGGCGTGCTGGAGCGGGCCGGGCTCGCGCTGCCCGAAGGGCCGCGCACCGGCGCCTGGGCCGCCGGGGCGGGCCGCCAGGGCCTGCACACCGAGCCGTTCGGCAGGATGCTCGCCGAGATGCAGCACCTGCACCGCAGCCATCCGGGGGCGTCATGGTGA